A genomic window from Sphingobacterium spiritivorum includes:
- a CDS encoding efflux RND transporter periplasmic adaptor subunit, whose translation MKKMILFIAGAVMLLSCSHQPAETTYIDFTNKGDTIIIPDESRLKDKIKVIKVEEEDYQQTLTTDGFVKVIPNQYAEIAPPYSGRISKVHLQLGQRTSPGTVLFELISPEFTDAQKLFFQARSEYQYAGIALKRQRDLLQHGVGAERDMEEAKVNYDIKEKEYQNTKEALQVFGVNVDKLRLGQSLVVTSPIAGEVIWHDVVSGHYLKSDDPAHVKIAELDKVWIVGMIKEKDIQHIRINGEVQVRSAALPDRIIKGKVYHINEAVEEDARSIQVLIECENKDHALKPGMFITAEFKSESRKTIFIPSTSLLQFNEQSYVFVRVGDHKYIKKTVKTGDTDQDKIHILSGLTTQDYIISEGAFYLLDAK comes from the coding sequence ATGAAAAAGATGATCCTCTTCATTGCAGGGGCAGTTATGTTGCTATCCTGTAGCCATCAACCGGCAGAAACTACTTACATCGATTTTACGAACAAGGGCGATACCATTATAATTCCTGATGAAAGTCGTTTGAAAGACAAGATCAAAGTTATAAAAGTGGAGGAAGAAGACTATCAGCAGACACTGACAACAGACGGATTCGTAAAAGTGATCCCAAATCAGTACGCTGAAATCGCTCCGCCATATTCGGGAAGAATCAGCAAGGTTCACCTGCAGTTAGGTCAGCGAACGAGTCCGGGAACAGTACTTTTTGAACTTATATCGCCCGAATTTACAGATGCTCAGAAACTGTTTTTTCAGGCAAGATCCGAATACCAATATGCAGGTATTGCACTGAAACGTCAACGTGATCTTTTGCAGCACGGCGTAGGAGCCGAACGAGATATGGAAGAGGCAAAGGTCAACTATGATATAAAGGAAAAAGAATACCAGAATACCAAAGAAGCTTTGCAGGTATTTGGCGTAAATGTAGACAAACTCAGACTGGGACAGTCTCTGGTTGTCACTTCTCCAATAGCAGGTGAAGTTATATGGCATGATGTCGTAAGCGGACATTACCTCAAATCAGATGATCCGGCACATGTGAAAATAGCCGAACTGGATAAAGTATGGATAGTGGGAATGATTAAAGAAAAAGATATTCAGCATATACGTATCAACGGAGAAGTTCAGGTGAGATCTGCTGCTTTGCCCGATCGTATTATCAAAGGGAAAGTATATCATATCAATGAAGCTGTAGAGGAAGATGCAAGAAGTATTCAGGTACTGATCGAATGTGAAAACAAAGATCATGCGCTGAAGCCGGGTATGTTTATCACCGCAGAATTTAAGAGTGAATCCCGCAAGACCATTTTTATTCCATCCACATCCTTACTCCAGTTTAATGAACAGAGCTATGTATTTGTTAGGGTCGGAGACCACAAATACATTAAGAAAACGGTAAAGACCGGAGATACTGATCAGGATAAGATTCACATCCTTTCCGGGCTTACAACACAAGATTATATTATTTCTGAGGGCGCATTCTATCTGCTTGACGCTAAATAA